The Thermomonospora amylolytica sequence CGCGAGCAGGGGTCGGATGATCGGCATCACGCCTCCTCCAGGGGGTGGATGCCGTCATCCTGGGCAGCCGCTGTGGCCCGCACCACGTCACACCGGCACACATTCGCCTCGGCGCGCATGTGCCCCGCCGCCACGGTGTGCCCGGTGCGCCACGGTCGGGGACTCCGGCCGGGTGATCGGCGGCGCGGCGGCCGGCGGACCCGGAACGCCGCAGGGTCGGGGCCCGTCGTCTCGTCATGAGCCGTCCCGATGATGGGAGGCCGGGCCGTCGATGGCGGCGACCCCATGTGCCCGGCGGCCATAACCCCGGCGTCGCCGATGTGATGTCGAACATCCACACAGCTTCCGCCGGTTTTGTGGGGTGACACGACATGGTGAGCACCGTTCGGGGTTGCCATAGTGTCCCGCGTCACAACGACCGATGTGGGCCGGATCACCGGATTGCGGCCCGCGTCGTCCACCCTGAGGAGGTCCAGGACCATGACCGGTGCCATCCTGACGGCGCGGGGTCTGGCCAAGGAGTTCCGCGGCTTCCGCGCCGTCGACGGCGTCGACCTGGACGTCGCCGAGGGCAGCGTGCACGCCCTGGTCGGCCCGAACGGCGCCGGCAAGACCACGCTGTTCAACCTGCTCACCGGCTTCCTGCCGGCCACCGAGGGCACGATCGCGCTGGGCGGCCGGGACCTGACCGGGCGGCGTCCCGAGCAGGTCGCGCGCGCCGGGCTGGCCAGGTCGTTCCAGATCACCAGCCTGTTCCCGGAGCAGACCGTGCGGCGGCACCTGGAGCTGGCGCTGGCCGGGCCGACCGGGCTCGGCTGGCGGTTCTGGCGGTCGGACAAGGCGCTGGCGAGGTTCTCCGACCGGGCCGACGAGCTGCTCGACCAGGTCGGGCTGCTGGAGTTCGCCGACCGGCCCGCCGGGACCCTCGCCTACGGCCGCAAGCGGGCGCTGGAACTGGCGCTCGCGCTGTCCCTGGACCCCAAGGTCCTGCTGCTCGATGAGCCCACCGCCGGGATGGGCGCCGAGGACGTGGACCGCACCGTGGAGCTGGTCCGCCGGGTCCGCGAGGGCCGGACCGTGGTGATGGTCGAGCACAACATGTCCGTGGTCTCCAGCCTCGCCGACCGGGTCACCGTCCTGCAGTCCGGGCGGGTGCTGGTCGAGGGCCCGTACGCACAGATCCGCCACGACCCGCGCGTGATCAGCGCCTACCTGGGAGACGCCGATGCTCACCGTTGAGAACCTGTCCGCCTGGTACGGCGAGGCCCAGGTGCTGCGGGAGGTGTCGCTCCAGGTCGCCGAGGGCGAGATCGTCACCCTCGTCGGCCGCAACGGGGCCGGCAAGACCACCCTGCTGCGCTGCGTCATGGGCCTGCACGCCCGCGCCACCGGCGCGATGTCGCTGCACGGCACCGACCTGACCGCCCTGCCCCCGCACCGGAGGGCCCGGCTCGGCATCGGCTGGGTGCCCGACGACCGCGGCATCTACGCCACCCTCTCGGTCGAGGAGAACCTGCTGCTGCCGCCCGCCACCGGCCCCGAGCCCTGGTCGATGGAGGAGATCTACGCGGCGTTCCCCCGGCTCAAGGAGCGCCGGAAGTCCCCCGGCACCCGGCTGTCGGGCGGTGAGCAGCAGATGCTCGCCATGGCGCGGGTGCTGCGCACCGGCTCCCGGCTGCTGCTGTGCGACGAGCCCACCGAAGGGCTGGCGCCCGTGATCGTCCAGCAGATCGGCGACATCATGCGCCAGGTCAAGGCCCGCGGCGTCACCGTCCTGCTGGTCGAGCAGAACGTGCACTTCGCCACCTCCGTCGCCGACCGCCACTACCTGCTGGCCGAGGGCCGCGTCGTCGAGTCGCTCGACAACGCCGAGGTCCGCGCCCGCCAGAACGAACTCCTCGAACACCTCGGAATCTGACCCCGGTAGGAGAAGAAGATGAAGGCAAAGGGTCTGACCATCGCCGTCGCCACCGCCGGCGCCCTCCTGGCCGGCTGCGGCGGCGGTCCCGGCGGGGGCGGGGGGAAGATCAGCGACGGCGGCGTCACGCTGGCCGTGCTCAACGACCAGACCGCGATCTACGCCGACCTGTCCGGCAAGAACAGCGTCACCGCGGTCGAGATGGCGGTCGCCGACTACAAGGCCAAATACGGCGACAAGGCGGTGGCCGACAAGATCGAGGTGATCTCGGCCGACCACCAGAACAAGCCGGACCTGGCCAACTCCAAGGCCCAGGAGCTCTACGACCGGCGCAGGGCGGACGTGATCCTGGACGTGCCGTCCTCGGCCGCCGCGCTGGCGGTCGCCAACCAGGCCAAGGCCAAGAAGAAGATCTTCATGGACATCGGCGCGGCGACCACCGAGCTGGAAGGCAGGCAGTGCAACAAGTACACCTTCCACTACGGCTACAACACCTACATGCTGGCCAACGGCACCGGCAGCACGGTCACCGCCGACGGCGCCAAGAACTGGTACATCGTCTACCCGGACTACGCGTTCGGGCAGGACATGAACCGCAACTTCACCGCCGCGATCCAGAAGGCCGGCGGGACCGTGGTGCGCAGCGACCCCACGCCGTTCCCGAACGACAACTTCTCCACGTTCCTGCTCAAGGCCCCCAACCTCAGCCCCAAGCCGCAGGTTCTCGGCACCATGCAGGCCGGTGGTGACCTGGTCAACCTGGTGAAGCAGTACAACGAGTACAAGCTCCAGGACAAGGGCATCGACCTGGCGGTCGGGCTGATGTTCATCACCGACATCCACTCGCTCGGCCCCGACGCGCTGGCCGGCACCAAGTTCACCGACCCCTGGTACTGGAACGCCAACCCGCAGAACCGGGCGTGGGCCGACAAGTTCATGGCCAAGACCGGCAAGCGCCCGTCGTTCGCGCACGCCGCCAACTACTCGGCCGCCATGCAGTACCTGGAGGCCGTGCAGCGGGCCGGCACCGACGCCTCCGACGCGGTGGTCAAGGAACTGGAGGGCCACAAGTTCAACGACGTGTTCGCCGACAACGCCGAGATCCGCGCGGCCGACCACCTGCTGCTGCACGACGTGGAGCTGGCCGAGGTCAAGCCGGCCGCCGAGGTCAAGGAGCCCTGGGACTACGAGAAGATCCTGAAGACCATCCCGGCGAACCAGGCGTTCCAGCCCGTCAGCGGAAGCTGCAAGCTCTGATGATCGAGCAGGCTTTCAACGGCCTGGTGGGCGGGGCGTTCTACGCCCTGCTCGCCCTCGGCCTGGCGGTCATCTTCGGGATGCTGGGCGTGGTGAACTTCGCTCACGGCGCGTTCTACATGCTCGGCGCGTTCGGCGCGTTCATCCTGCTGGACTCGTTCGGGATCGGCTTCTGGGCGGCACTGGTGATCGTGCCGGTGCTGCTCGGGCTGGCCGGGGTGGTGCTGGAACGGCTGCTGATCCGGCGGCTGTCGGGGCTGGACCCGCTGTACGGGTTCCTGCTGACGTTCGGGCTGGCGCTGATCCTGCAGGACCTGGTCAGGCGGCAGTACGGGGTGCAGTCCCAGCAGTACGCCCGGCCGGAGCTGCTGGACGGCACGCTGAACCTGGGGCTGTTCGACTACCCGGCCTACCAGGTGTTCGTGCTGGCGCTGTCGGCGGTGGTGTGCGGGGGCGTGTGGCTGGCGCTGACCCGCACCAAGATCGGCATGATCGTCCGGGCGTCCACCGAGAAGCCCGAGCTGACCCGGGCGCTGGGCATCGACGTCTCGCGCTGGGTGACCCCGGTGTTCGGGTTCGGGATCGCGCTGGCCGGGCTGGCCGGGGTGCTGGCCGCGCCGATGCGGGCGATCAACCCGCTGATGGGCGGCGACCTGATCATCGTGGTGTTCGCGGTCGTGGTGATCGGCGGGCTGGGCTCGGTGTTCGGCTCGGTCGCGGCCGGGTTCCTGATCGGGGTGGTCTCGGCGCTGGGCAACCTGTACGTCCCGGCGCTGTCGCAGACGCTGGTGTTCATCCTGATGGCGGCCGTGCTGCTGTGGCGCCCGGCGGGCCTGTTCGGACGGCAGGAGGGCCTCGTATGATCATCCGTCTGCTGGCCCGGCGGCCGGTCGCGCTGGGGATCGGGCTGGTCGTCGCGCTGGCGCTGCCGTGGCTGATCTATCCGCCGGTGGCGATGGACATCATGGCGTGGGCGCTGTTCGCGGTGGCGGTGGACCTGCTGCTGGGGTACGGCGGGCTGCTGTCGTTCGGGCACGCGGCGTTCTGGGGGACCTCGGCGTACACGACCGGGCTGATCGCGCTGCACACCGGGCTGCCGTTCCCGGTGGCGATCGTCGGCGGGGCGCTGGCGGCGGCGGTGCTGGCGGTGCCGATCGGCTACCTGGCGGTGCGGCTGTCCGGCATCTACTTCGCCATGGTGACGCTGGCGTTCGCCCAGATGATCTACTTCCTCGTCAACCAGTGGCGGGACGTGACCGGCGGGGAGAACGGGCTACAGGGGGTGCCCCGGGAGTTCTTCGGGATGGACCTGTCGGACCCGTTCTTCTTCTACTACGCGGGCCTGCCGTTCGTGCTGTTCGGGCTGTGGGCGGCCTGGCGGATCGTGCGCAGCCCGTTCGGGCAGGTGCTGGTGTCGATCCGCGACAACCCGTCGCGGGCGCGGGCGCTGGGCTACCCGGTGGACCGGTACCGGCTGCTGGCGTTCGTGCTGTCGGCGGCGCTGGCCGGGCTGGCCGGCGGGGTGTTCGCCATCAGCCACGGCTTCGCCTCGCTGCACGACGTGTACTGGACCACCTCCGGGCAGGCGGTGATGATGGTCATCCTCGGCGGCATCGGCACCCTGTGGGGCGCGGTGCTCGGCGCGGCCCTGATCGTCACGCTGAACGACTACCTGGCCACCGCCGGGTTCGAGGAGACCGGCATCGTCACCGGCGTCATCTTCGTGCTGATCGTCATGCTGTTCCGCAAGGGCATCTGGGGCACCGCCCGCGACCTGCTGGCCTCTCGTCCCAAGGGCGACGAGCCGGCCGCGGAGCCCGCCGCGAAGGCTCCGGCGGAACCCACCGAGGCGGTCGCGAAGAGGTCGTAGGCGTGAATTCCCGGGGCCGGTGGGCGGGGCTCGCCCACCGGCCCTTCGCCGTCCGCTAGCCGACCTGCCGCATCCAGTGGCCGCCCGCCTGCCAGCCGGTGAAGCGGCGGGCGTGCGGCGCGGTGCCGTCGTCGAGGCTGCCGCCGGTCAGGACGTGGCGGAGCCCGGCGACCACCGGGTCGAGGCGCGCCACCACGTGTCCGGGCTGCCGGTCCAGCTCGTCCTGGATCCAGGCGGTCACGGCGATCTGCTCCTTCAGGCCGCACAGCGACAGGAAGAACAGCGCCTGCCGCCACGCGTACGCGGCGTCCTTGATGGCCGGCAGCGGACGCGGGTTGCGGTGGACGCGGCCCACCAGCCGGCAGGCGGTCGTGAACGCCCGGCGCGCCAGGTCGTCCCAGCCCGGGGCGGGGTCCGCGCCGATCGGCCCGGCCAGCGCGGCCAGGTTGTGGGTGGTCAGGATCTGGGCCTGCTCGATGACCATGCCGTTCTGCGCCACCGGACCCCACCGCTGCGCGGGGACGCCCGCACGGCTGTGGCACAACCGGTCGAAGCCCGCCGAGACCCGCTTGCCGTGCTTGCGGCGGAGCGGGCCGTCGCCGAGTTCCCGGACCGCCGCGTAGTCGATGCCGTAGTACCGCTCGTAGAGGGTGCCCTCCAGCAGGTCGGCGGCGAGCCGGGCCGCCTCGGCGAACTTGGCGGTGAACGTGCCCATGAAGATGTCGGCCGCCAGCTCCTCGGTCAGCGGGACGTCCACGCCCGCCTGCCGGGCCAGCGTCGCCAGCTCGCCGATCAGCGGGTTCGGCAGGATGGTGCCCGGGAAGCCCTGCAGCGCCAGCTCGCCCAGCTGCCTGAGCACGGTGCGGGCGCTCTCCCGGGTCGTCCCGTCGCGGCGGCGGTGGCGGGCGACGGCCTCGACCCAGGGCAGCTCACCGATCCGCACCTGGTGCTCCAGGTTGAGCAGCAGCAGCGACCGGCGGTTGCGGAACGCCCGGTAGGTCGCCGCCATCAGGGTCCGCAGCGCCTCGTCCCGGTAGGCCAGCGCGGTCGTGCCCGCCACGAGCTGGGGGGTCAGCTCCGCCAGCACCTCGGCCGAGGGGACGACGCCCCGTTCGACCAGGATGTCGATGGGGGCCTCCAGCGCGTCCGCCACGATGCGCCGCATCGAGTCGGGAAGCTGTGATCCGGCGGGCACGCGGGTGCGGCGTTCCTCGTCGTCGGTGACCGGGGCGATGAACGGCTCGACCGCCGGCAGGGGCTCGTCCCCGGGGATCGCCGACAGGCGGGCCAGCACGATCTGCGCCAGCGCGTGATGGGTGGGCCGGGCCGCCTGGGCCGCCTGCTCCTCGCGCAGCGCGGCATGCCCGGGGGAGCCGGGTGCGCCGCGCTTGGCGACCATCGAGTCCACGGCGTGCCGCAGCAGGCGGGGCGGCTCGCGGTCCTCCAGCACCGCCTCCAGCGCCGTCCGCAGGATCGCGAGGTTCTCCTTGGGATTGCGGTGCTTGCCGCAGTGGGGGTGCTCCTCGGCCAGCCTCCGGTAGCGCCGGATCAGCTTCTCGCCGCGCTCGCGCCAGCCCTCCGGCTCGACCGCCCCGACCCGCCCGTCCCGGACCGTCTCCAGCCAGTGC is a genomic window containing:
- a CDS encoding ABC transporter ATP-binding protein, translating into MTGAILTARGLAKEFRGFRAVDGVDLDVAEGSVHALVGPNGAGKTTLFNLLTGFLPATEGTIALGGRDLTGRRPEQVARAGLARSFQITSLFPEQTVRRHLELALAGPTGLGWRFWRSDKALARFSDRADELLDQVGLLEFADRPAGTLAYGRKRALELALALSLDPKVLLLDEPTAGMGAEDVDRTVELVRRVREGRTVVMVEHNMSVVSSLADRVTVLQSGRVLVEGPYAQIRHDPRVISAYLGDADAHR
- a CDS encoding ABC transporter ATP-binding protein, with translation MLTVENLSAWYGEAQVLREVSLQVAEGEIVTLVGRNGAGKTTLLRCVMGLHARATGAMSLHGTDLTALPPHRRARLGIGWVPDDRGIYATLSVEENLLLPPATGPEPWSMEEIYAAFPRLKERRKSPGTRLSGGEQQMLAMARVLRTGSRLLLCDEPTEGLAPVIVQQIGDIMRQVKARGVTVLLVEQNVHFATSVADRHYLLAEGRVVESLDNAEVRARQNELLEHLGI
- a CDS encoding ABC transporter substrate-binding protein, producing MKAKGLTIAVATAGALLAGCGGGPGGGGGKISDGGVTLAVLNDQTAIYADLSGKNSVTAVEMAVADYKAKYGDKAVADKIEVISADHQNKPDLANSKAQELYDRRRADVILDVPSSAAALAVANQAKAKKKIFMDIGAATTELEGRQCNKYTFHYGYNTYMLANGTGSTVTADGAKNWYIVYPDYAFGQDMNRNFTAAIQKAGGTVVRSDPTPFPNDNFSTFLLKAPNLSPKPQVLGTMQAGGDLVNLVKQYNEYKLQDKGIDLAVGLMFITDIHSLGPDALAGTKFTDPWYWNANPQNRAWADKFMAKTGKRPSFAHAANYSAAMQYLEAVQRAGTDASDAVVKELEGHKFNDVFADNAEIRAADHLLLHDVELAEVKPAAEVKEPWDYEKILKTIPANQAFQPVSGSCKL
- a CDS encoding branched-chain amino acid ABC transporter permease, whose amino-acid sequence is MIEQAFNGLVGGAFYALLALGLAVIFGMLGVVNFAHGAFYMLGAFGAFILLDSFGIGFWAALVIVPVLLGLAGVVLERLLIRRLSGLDPLYGFLLTFGLALILQDLVRRQYGVQSQQYARPELLDGTLNLGLFDYPAYQVFVLALSAVVCGGVWLALTRTKIGMIVRASTEKPELTRALGIDVSRWVTPVFGFGIALAGLAGVLAAPMRAINPLMGGDLIIVVFAVVVIGGLGSVFGSVAAGFLIGVVSALGNLYVPALSQTLVFILMAAVLLWRPAGLFGRQEGLV
- a CDS encoding branched-chain amino acid ABC transporter permease is translated as MIIRLLARRPVALGIGLVVALALPWLIYPPVAMDIMAWALFAVAVDLLLGYGGLLSFGHAAFWGTSAYTTGLIALHTGLPFPVAIVGGALAAAVLAVPIGYLAVRLSGIYFAMVTLAFAQMIYFLVNQWRDVTGGENGLQGVPREFFGMDLSDPFFFYYAGLPFVLFGLWAAWRIVRSPFGQVLVSIRDNPSRARALGYPVDRYRLLAFVLSAALAGLAGGVFAISHGFASLHDVYWTTSGQAVMMVILGGIGTLWGAVLGAALIVTLNDYLATAGFEETGIVTGVIFVLIVMLFRKGIWGTARDLLASRPKGDEPAAEPAAKAPAEPTEAVAKRS